From a region of the Nonlabens dokdonensis DSW-6 genome:
- a CDS encoding helix-turn-helix transcriptional regulator, which yields MKLYQVIVLFFLNLVGVITINAQTSHGEKFLDSASNTIDSNHFIAQQYLDSIPKPLSESIKGHIACYYELKVLINSKNEEDAKQYQNSILTLKYAELENNYDLAGWASLELFYSAYIRKKDSSAYHFLDKAHDYYTLADNRQGLAEVTQMEALDELNKGNFINSNNILLDNLEHYKSFKDDGYYQLYGLFLITSNYLELDNLTEAHVYFNNLKNLKADTSITPALYNSHLATLYGDFAEFHFNDKAMDSTLFYLNKSKRVKDAMTDEDKRNYFNLYADYFDYEKNYQSKNNYIDSLRFLEDNVLRKTMDASLLIGDVLLQSENELNVEKRKKELTKTWAISLSAVLLIGLGFYLIKNKKTKQIIRNFKKNKDEFAYLKDNHEKLKAKVKGIEGYLSEIKIEIKNIAAISELKEQQNRVKELYKKIQLNSSTLFSSGEDHLNLINDLNVDFFNQLSTKHPKLNSSEKIICYYLFMDFTNKEISSFTNSSVRAVESKRYRISSKLNLKQKNMKLSDYLKESFS from the coding sequence GTGAAACTATATCAAGTCATTGTATTATTTTTTTTAAACTTAGTGGGTGTTATTACTATTAATGCGCAGACTTCTCATGGTGAAAAGTTTTTAGACTCAGCGAGTAATACAATTGATTCTAATCACTTCATTGCTCAACAATATTTAGATTCTATCCCTAAACCTTTAAGTGAAAGCATAAAAGGACATATAGCTTGTTATTATGAGTTAAAAGTATTGATCAATTCAAAAAATGAGGAAGACGCTAAACAATATCAAAATAGTATTTTGACATTAAAATATGCTGAGCTAGAGAATAATTACGACCTAGCTGGTTGGGCTTCTTTAGAATTATTTTACAGCGCCTACATTAGAAAAAAAGATTCTAGTGCATATCACTTTTTAGATAAAGCTCATGACTATTATACTTTGGCTGATAATAGACAAGGACTAGCGGAAGTTACTCAAATGGAAGCTTTAGATGAATTGAACAAGGGAAACTTTATCAATAGTAATAACATATTACTCGATAATTTAGAACATTATAAAAGTTTCAAAGACGATGGTTATTATCAATTGTACGGCTTGTTTTTAATAACATCTAATTATCTTGAATTAGACAATCTTACAGAAGCTCACGTTTATTTCAACAACCTTAAAAACTTGAAGGCTGATACTAGTATAACACCTGCATTGTATAATTCACATTTAGCGACTCTTTATGGAGACTTTGCGGAATTTCATTTCAATGATAAAGCGATGGACTCCACCCTTTTTTATCTTAATAAATCAAAAAGGGTTAAAGACGCTATGACTGATGAAGATAAAAGAAACTATTTTAATCTTTACGCAGACTATTTTGATTACGAAAAGAATTACCAATCCAAAAACAATTACATAGATTCTTTGCGCTTCTTAGAAGATAATGTGTTGAGAAAAACAATGGATGCTAGTTTACTTATCGGAGATGTGTTACTGCAATCTGAAAATGAACTAAATGTTGAAAAAAGAAAAAAAGAATTAACTAAAACATGGGCCATATCGCTTTCTGCAGTTTTACTTATAGGTTTAGGTTTTTATCTAATTAAGAATAAAAAAACTAAACAAATAATTCGAAACTTCAAAAAAAACAAAGATGAATTTGCCTATTTAAAAGATAATCACGAGAAATTAAAAGCAAAGGTAAAAGGGATCGAAGGTTATCTTTCAGAAATAAAAATAGAAATAAAAAATATTGCAGCTATTTCTGAATTAAAGGAGCAACAAAACAGAGTCAAAGAGTTGTACAAAAAGATTCAATTAAACTCTTCAACGCTATTTTCGAGTGGAGAAGATCATTTAAATTTAATAAATGATCTTAACGTAGACTTTTTCAATCAACTTTCCACAAAACATCCAAAACTAAATTCATCAGAAAAAATTATATGCTACTATTTGTTTATGGATTTTACCAATAAAGAAATCAGTTCATTTACAAATTCTTCTGTCAGAGCTGTGGAAAGTAAAAGGTATAGAATCAGTTCAAAACTTAATCTAAAACAGAAGAATATGAAGTTAAGTGATTATT
- a CDS encoding ABC1 kinase family protein yields MKTLDKIPTSKIGRTTELVKTGAKIGANYLKYYSKKAVNPSMDRSSLDEDNATDIYDGLKSLKGSALKVAQMLSMDKSLLPGAYVEKFSLAQFSVPPLSAPLVRKTFKKYQGAFPEEIYDTFSKDSVNAASIGQVHRATKDGKELAVKIQYPGVAESIGSDLAMVKPIAIKMFNLKGDDSKRYFSEVEDKLTEETDYTLEVKQSVEITEACSHIPNLKFPKYYPELSSKRIITMDWMTGQHLSEFAKTDFSAETGNKLGQTLWDFYMFQMHGLKAVHADPHPGNFLISKDHELIAIDFGCIKEIVDEFYQPYFELAIPENINDPATFKEKLFLLEILRDDDSEKEITYFSALFHEMLSLFTKPFQEKTFDFSDPGFWDEISSLSEKYSNDKELRKMNGNRGSKHFLYINRTFFGLYNLLHDLKATVNTHEYVKYLEEKGFKNHSAL; encoded by the coding sequence ATGAAAACACTAGACAAAATACCTACCAGTAAAATAGGACGCACCACAGAACTAGTGAAAACTGGAGCTAAAATAGGTGCGAATTATCTAAAATATTATTCTAAAAAGGCAGTAAATCCGTCAATGGACCGCTCTTCACTCGATGAAGATAATGCGACTGATATTTATGATGGACTAAAGAGTTTAAAAGGTAGCGCACTTAAAGTAGCGCAAATGCTTTCTATGGATAAGAGCTTGTTGCCTGGCGCTTATGTAGAGAAATTTAGCTTGGCGCAATTTAGTGTGCCGCCACTTTCAGCACCACTAGTAAGGAAGACATTCAAAAAATATCAAGGAGCTTTTCCAGAAGAAATCTATGATACATTCTCGAAAGACTCAGTAAATGCGGCGAGCATAGGTCAAGTGCACAGAGCCACTAAAGATGGAAAGGAACTAGCTGTAAAAATTCAATATCCTGGTGTGGCAGAATCAATAGGTAGCGATCTTGCGATGGTAAAACCTATAGCCATTAAAATGTTCAATCTTAAAGGTGATGATTCCAAAAGATATTTTTCTGAAGTTGAAGATAAATTAACTGAAGAAACAGATTATACGCTTGAGGTAAAACAAAGTGTAGAAATTACAGAAGCTTGTTCACATATCCCTAACCTTAAATTCCCTAAATACTATCCAGAGCTATCCAGCAAGCGTATTATTACCATGGACTGGATGACTGGGCAGCATCTAAGCGAGTTTGCAAAAACAGATTTCTCTGCAGAAACTGGAAATAAATTAGGACAAACACTTTGGGACTTCTACATGTTTCAAATGCACGGTCTTAAAGCCGTTCATGCAGATCCTCACCCTGGAAATTTCTTGATTTCAAAAGATCATGAATTAATAGCCATTGACTTTGGTTGTATAAAAGAAATTGTTGACGAATTTTACCAGCCGTATTTTGAGCTTGCGATTCCAGAAAATATTAATGATCCAGCAACTTTCAAAGAGAAATTATTCTTATTAGAAATTCTTAGAGATGACGATAGCGAAAAAGAAATTACCTATTTCAGCGCGTTGTTTCATGAAATGCTAAGTTTATTCACAAAGCCTTTTCAAGAGAAGACATTTGACTTTTCAGACCCAGGTTTTTGGGATGAAATTTCTTCACTTAGTGAAAAATACAGCAACGACAAAGAATTGCGCAAAATGAATGGTAATCGTGGTAGTAAACACTTTTTGTATATTAACCGGACGTTTTTTGGGCTGTACAATCTTTTACATGATTTAAAAGCTACAGTAAATACACATGAATACGTGAAATATCTTGAAGAGAAAGGTTTTAAGAATCACAGTGCGTTGTAA